The following are encoded together in the Bos javanicus breed banteng chromosome X, ARS-OSU_banteng_1.0, whole genome shotgun sequence genome:
- the LOC133242880 gene encoding melanoma-associated antigen B3-like — translation MPRGKKAKLHTCEKRCQAQHGTQDLRGTQVTATTMEALSSSSSPGPGVDAKRKSGARSGNHLKRPRGALVTTTVPAGVSPTRSSKRALGKIGKTRNSSQAPLSNVRSGKHSLTRLANLLVQFLLRMYKTKKPIRKANMLKIIDKKYHNRFLRILKRASDSMEVVFGIDVKKDNTAKHSYVLVSKMNLPRNGIVHRGRGFPKTGLLMNLLGVIFMKGNCAPEEDIWDFLGKMNIYAGKRHFLFGEPKKLITQDLVQLKYLEYRQVPGSDPACYELLWGPRAHAETSKMRVLEFLARINRLDPSAFHFWYEEALKDEEERAQASGCPSVPPAVPSTPSEAEANSALRGSRE, via the coding sequence ATGCCTCGGGGTAAGAAGGCTAAGCTCCACACCTGTGAGAAACGCTGCCAGGCTCAGCATGGCACCCAGGATCTGAGGGGCACTCAGGTCACTGCCACCACGATGGAAGCACTCTCATCTTCCTCCAGTCCTGGTCCTGGGGTTGATGCTAAGAGAAAGTCCGGTGCTAGGTCTGGTAACCATCTCAAGCGTCCTCGGGGGGCCCTGGTCACCACCACTGTGCCTGCAGGTGTTTCTCCCACAAGATCATCCAAAAGAGCCCTTGGGAAAATTGGGAAAACACGTAATTCCTCTCAGGCCCCTCTCTCCAATGTGCGGTCTGGAAAACACTCACTAACCAGGCTGGCAAATCTGTTGGTGCAGTTCCTGTTACGCATGTATAAGACAAAAAAGCCCATTAGGAAAGCGAATATGCTGAAGATTATTGATAAAAAGTACCACAATCGATTCCTCAGGATCCTCAAAAGAGCTTCTGACAGCATGGAGGTGGTATTTGGTATTGACGTGAAGAAAGACAACACTGCCAAGCATTCTTATGTCCTTGTCAGCAAGATGAATCTCCCCCGCAATGGGATCGTGCACCGTGGCAGGGGTTTTCCCAAGACCGGTCTCCTGATGAATCTCCTGGGTGTGATCTTCATGAAGGGCAACTGTGCCCCAGAGGAAGACATCTGGGATTTCCTGGGTAAGATGAATATCTATGCTGGGAAGAGGCATTTCTTATTTGGGGAGCCCAAGAAGCTCATCACCCAAGATTTGGTGCAGCTGAAGTATTTGGAATATCGGCAAGTGCCCGGCAGTGATCCAGCATGCTATGAGCTCCTGTGGGGTCCCAGAGCGCATGCTGAAACAAGCAAGATGAGAGTCCTGGAGTTCCTGGCCAGGATTAACCGTTTGGATCCCAGTGCCTTCCACTTTTGGTATGAAGAGGCTTTGAAAGATGAGGAAGAGAGGGCCCAAGCTAGTGGATGTCCCAGTGTTCCCCCAGCAGTTCCTTCCACACCTAGTGAAGCTGAGGCAAATTCTGCACTTCGTGGCTCAAGAGAGTAG